A window of Micromonas commoda chromosome 13, complete sequence contains these coding sequences:
- a CDS encoding predicted protein, with translation RPGQVLLDYAKTFDAEEAAALSDALVALERDTGWKLRVVTGYGSEYPSVDQLFKYFAADRKTILMTADEFKGNVIEFYYDTSSLRDVVPKNVFQEIRGRYGNKYYTDEEGLAPAVYTAADTLRGCLAKGGCKFVPGLSQQQREFSLIAVTSGGFLFGAVARGGVSAWTWVFCAIWVPWVGMFGFYPLYVRQPEDLTPLYQNAGIFAAIAAATALSPV, from the coding sequence CGACCGGGCCAGGTGCTCCTGGACTACGCGAAAACGTTTGAcgcggaggaagccgccgcgctctccgatGCGCTCGTGGCGCTGGAGAGGGACACCGGGTGGAAGTTGCGGGTCGTCACCGGGTACGGATCGGAGTACCCGAGCGTGGACCAGCTGTTCAAGTACTTCGCGGCGGACAGGAAGACGATCTTGATGACCGCGGATGAGTTCAAAGGTAATGTGATCGAGTTTTACTACGACACCTCGTCGCTGCGAGACGTCGTTCCAAAGAACGTGTTCCAGGAGATAAGGGGCCGGTACGGTAACAAGTACTacaccgacgaggagggtttggcgcccgcggtgtacaccgcggcggacacgcTGAGGGGATGTCTGGCCAAAGGCGGGTGCAAGTTTGTGCCGGGTTTGAGTCAACAGCAGCGCGAGTTCTCGCTCATCGCGGTCACCAGCGGCGGGTTCCTCTtcggggcggtggcgcggggaGGCGTGAGCGCGTGGACGTGGGTGTTTTGCGCCATATGGGTGCCGTGGGTGGGAATGTTCGGGTTTTATCCCCTGTACGTCAGGCAGCCGGAGGACCTGACTCCTTTGTATCAAAACGCGGGA